TTCGAATTATATATCTAGCATTTGATATTATGCATGTCTATATGTTTATATTAGCTAGAATATATATTACAGGTATTAAATTCACACAGATACAATGTGTATCCATAATTACATTAAGGATAATATATGCAATCTGTGATATATAATCTATGTATAATACAAGGTATATAATGTCATATGCATTATATATTGTACAATGTATTATATCATATACACACTATATTTTTTATCTTATTAATACCTGGTTTTGAATACTAAATATTGAATATAAAGATAATAATTTTATCCAAAAATGGGTTATAGGTTACATAAATACAACATATTACCTTTAAATTATACGTGTATATCTACATATGCACACATCCCTAGTATATATTTTAGCTATATGTACATATCGTGACATAAACTATAGCATTACTTTACAAACTGTACTACTGTGTGCATCTATAtgaagtatatttttatttaaaatgtatataagAAAATGATGTAAATCGTGTCAGAAATGTATGCATTCTGTATAACATTATATAATGAACATGTAATGTTTTGCACATATATAACATGCATCATGGAATATTCAGTGCACCATATACATCCAATAACAGTATTTTAGACCCTGTACAATATGTATGGATAGTGGCTATGCCAGGTGTGCACACATATGTGCACCTACACTCTGTCCTCCACAGCACACAAATCCCAGCTGTAGAGCTGACAAAACCTCCTGTCAGACAAGTGTTTCATTACATCAACATTTGTAATGTATCAGTAATTAGGTATAATGCATGTATGGTATTATGTACTGTAGATAATGTATTTAATATGCATTGTCTCATTggcaatatatatatattttagtatACATTGTATAATATAATATGCACTGATGTAATACATGTAATATATTATACACTATCTACATATTCTGAAGTCTACTTATATAGATCATCTATATAGAATATactgctgtaaatattttttatatttatttttatcacagaatcctagaatagtttgggttgaaagggagcaataaagctcatctcattccagccccctgccatgggcagggacaccttccactatcccaggttgctccaagccccgtccaacctggccttggacactgccagggatgaggcaAATGCAAAATATAACTTATCGTATGTaataaattctgatttcttctgtgtgtgtgtaactaAACCaaaacctccctgctcagaCACCCCCAATCGTACAGCATTTTCCTCACATTTATCATTGAACTGGTCTTGCACTACAGGCAATTTCCCTctaaaaaactgtaaaatgagCCTATGAAAACACCGTGGTCCCACGCCCTGAGAAAGCAGAACTTGTTCTAACCTGCAGCCAAGCCATGCTGCTTCTCTCCCCCAGCGCAGTGCCCAGTGCAGCCCAGGCAGAGCCTTTGCTCTGGTTGAATCCTCCCTGTCACTCACCCTCCCCATTCCCTAAGAAAGGCTGGCAAGCCTCAGCAGAGTGGCACAGCACAAGAGCCAGGCAGGAACAGGCTGGGCTGTGCATGCCCTCGCCTTCAGAGCTGCGAGGGGGCTTTATTAGAGCTTAAAAAGAGTGATTCTTCCCTAAGAGGAACAGGTGGCTTAACTGGACCTGGCTGCTGAAAATAATGTCCCAATTACCATGTCGGGGGGATGCAGTCTTAGGACGGTCCCTGTGCCGGTGTGGGgctcccgctgctgccgctgtGCCCGGCTCTGCCCAACTTCggtccctgcctgcctgctgcgGAGAAAACAGCACGgtcagagcagtgctgggggcagcccAGCACTCGGATCCAGTGGCACAGGTAAGAACCAAGCCTGGAGCCGCTACCACAGGACAGCCCATGCTTGCCATGTCCCATCTCAATGATTAATGCATCAAAGGCTGCCAGAGGCAGACCTTTGTTATGTGGACTGTAaactacattttatttaaaccaTTTAAAGCCCTGATGAGGCTTCTCACCTGCATGGAAGGATTTGAGGTGTTTGAATGCCACGTGCAGGATGCACCTGCACACCCAGATCCTTCACCAAGGGGAGCTGCCCGGGTGCTTCAGGGAACTGCTGTCCCACCCAGCCCAAAACACTCACCACAACCCAGCACTCCTGACCTTCgagcagtggggcagggggTGTGTTGACACCAGCACACCAAAGCACCCCGTGGCACCCTGCAGGCACGGCCTGTCCCACAGAAAGACCTGTGACTCCCGGAGCCACTTACCAGCTCATCAACAGCGATGCCTCTTTTTAAACAGGTTTGTGTGAGGAAGAGGTCTGTTTCCAGGCTTGCCCCAATCCCATGGATACCTCCCAACTGCCCACCCCAGAAACAGACTGGAAGGTGCTGGGCAGGGCCTCCCAAAACCTTGAGCTGTGACCAGCTGCATTTTGCAGTAAGCCCATCCAGCAGGGCAGGTGACAGATGCCCTACTGCACTGATGGCTGCGAGGGACCATGGTGTTGGTACCGAAACTGCCCAAAACCTACCCTGGGGACAAGCAGCCTCCAGAGAGTCTTCCCCTGTGGGCAGGAGCACCTCGCCCCAGCTCCCCACCAGCTCTGAGcccatgggacagggatggtgtCCATGCTACGTTTCTCAGAACCCTGCAGGTTCATCTATCCAatctccccagctcccttccctgtggTCACGCTCTGTCCCAGACCACACGTTCAGCTCTCGGTGTGCCCGGAGAGGAGGAAGGCTCCGGCACAGCAGGCAAACCCCTCTGCCCGCGTGCACAAAGTGTGAGCAACCTCTGCgccagctgcctgcactgcGTCACGTTTGGGGCAGGAtcagtgttttctgtggtgACCAAACCTGTTCCTGCTGGATGCACCGAGAGCCACCAGCAGCTGATTTGTTAGCTGACAGCAGGAGGCTTTGTTTGCGCAGCACTGGCCGGCCCGTGCTGCTGGGTGGCCAGGACATGGCACCTACCAAGCAACACCTGCATTCCCAGGGGCTGCTACTGAGAGCGCTCCGGGTTCAGCCGCGCTGCTCGGCCCCTGGGATAGCCACCGAGCTACACGTGGGCTTGGGACTTCACAGAcgcagagcaggaggcagagcccagcacagacCCAGTGCTGGGGGCCTGAGCAGTGGGACGGCGCAAGGGAGGAACTGGTGAGGGGCAGGGACAGATCCCTCCCCAAATTACTGTCCAAAGGAGGCTGGTGTGAGCGGCAGGCTTTGTGACCTGTCACGGCGGTGCAATGCCCTGCACTGCCAGGTGGCAAGAGACGCAAAACAGTGATGCCAATGGCTCCCTGTAAAACCCCTCGGGCAGTTGGGGCTCACCCTCACAAGGACCCAGCGGTGCAGGCAAGGGGAGAAAGGCTGCAGACAcaaagcccagcagctctgcccaggctgctgcagcccagcgaTGCCAAAAGCAAACTGCGCCCCTTTTACAGAATGTTTGTGAACAGAGCCATTTCCAATGTACTCCACTGTCACCTCTCCTTACTCCTCCCCAACACAGGAGTCTCCActaatcaccctttctgctCAGCGGGAGATACAATAAGATGGTGCCAATGGTTACCCAGACAGTTCTAAAAACCTGGGGAATTCTGGCCCCAACAAACTCTAACTGATTCTTACGAGAGCAGACATGGATTTACTCGACTATTAGGGAATGGACAGCAGTATGAAGCTGTTGTTTTGTGGCCCGTTGGTGCCACAGGCTTGGAGCATGGATTTgagcagggacactgctgtgaCAGAGTGGATGGAGCCTTTAGGCTTCTCCAGAGGATGCGCCAGCATCACTCTGGAAATGGTGTCCAGTGGCCCGAGAGGACGGCCACGTACGTTGGCAAAGTCCCCTTGGGGACCAAAGAGCCCACTCCACAGACAGCTGCGACACCGTCTGCGACAGCCCGGGATCTGGGGCTTTCCAAGGCCAGGGAagccaggaaaagcaaaaccGCAGCTCTTGCCAGGCAGGCTTTGCTGCCTGGGTCTCTCGGGCTATGCTCTTTTCCAGTGTATTGATTTACAGCTAAAACCACAGCTTTGCCTAGGCCTGAAGTCAGCCCTGGCATAACCAAGTTGGTTTCCTAGGAATCAAGACAGAAGGAGCGTACCCATACATTGGTACTGTTCAGCctgactgaaaaagaaaaaaaaaaaacaaaaaaaccccaaacaaatctTTCTCTAGAAAGATGTTCTTTCTCTACAACTTTTGCTTTATCAAAAAATACTCAGCCAATTCCAGGGAAACTTACCTCCAGGAAGCTCCAccacctcctgcccttcccacagTGAATCAGGGCTATGGTTAGGAGCCTTTAGGTGAGAGAAGATGGCAGGAAGAGGCTGGAAACCTCCACCAGGGAGCCAAAGCCTCAAAGGCATTGCTACCCCAAGACGGAGCAGCCCCTACACCCACACCAAGCCCTTGCAGCCCCCTGGCCCTTCATACACCAGtttgggagcagggatttgcTCTTGGGGCTGCCAAGCAGATTTGCATGCCGTGGAGTTGGCTCCgtacctgctgctgctggcaaaggGGGAGATCATACAGGTGCATGCAACACCTGTCTGTGAGAGGGGTTTCACAAACCCAGCACGCACCTTCCCCACTTACACAGATTTTACAGCAATTCTGACCAAACACGTGAGATTCCCATATACAAACACAAGGCCCCGCAGATGGAGATAGATCCATCTgcaaatatatgtatgtatctatatatacaGTTATTGAAGGATGCTGCAGAAATCCCGCTGCGGGGCGCAAGGACGAGGCAGGAATGGGCTCCCGCCCTGCCAGGAAGCAGACAAATGCCTGACCTTCCTTGTGCCAGGCTCCACAGCCCACGGTCAAAGCAGGATGCCGCTGCTCTGCTGAGCCCTGAACCCCACACCTCAGCGCTGAGCACATGCAACAGCCGCCCAGCAAACACCACAGCCCTCCTATGCACGGGTTTCTACAAGTTCTCTGCTTACAGGTGCTGCCTCTCCTCGAGCTTTCCCTGCAACACCTTCCAGGGAAGGTCCCTGgcagctctccccagcagcagagcccagggcaggctGTGCCTGGCGACGGCcgcagcaggggcagggctggggctccaGCCCACGGCCAGGGGTCCCCTTTGCTCAGGGGGCAACCTTCCCCCAGACCAGCCACGCCGCACCCTGCTCTTCTCCTCcctttaattcctttttaattaaTCTCATCAAACAGCGCAGAGCAGGCTGGTGCCTATGGAGGcaccctgccagctgcagtgtGGAGCCGGATGCCAGTCCCCCTGAGCCCCCAGGGCCAGCCcggcagggagaagcaggaggggTGGGGGCACGcttgaatttgaaaatattttatttgaatagtAAATAATTATACAGTTGAAACAGTTCTATCGAAGCACTCTATAAATAGCTAACAGTTAAGAAAATAATGTGTGTAGAAAAAGAGATTGCATCTAAAAGTAAGAGCTGTTGGTTGCACGGGATAAAATGGTTAAGATCATGTGTTATTCTAGgtataaaagttaaaacctttTCAGCAGACccctttagaaaaaaagatcTTCTAAAATGCACAGTGAAATGGCAGGCAGGGAGACAAAAAAGCGCATTAGAATTTCTGCAATCAAATAATATCAATCTTcataattaatataaataaataacgAATAAATAACATAATTACTCAAACCAACATATACAGATAGACAACTCATGAGCTACCTTAGTAAGGGCAAAACgaacagaaacagaaagttGGCATGTCACAGTTAAGGCAGTTTCTACAGCATTTTCTGGAGACCATCAACAGCAGAGTCAAGGCATTTGTGGCTACACTAAAGGAAACACTCGTTTCTCTGGAGCGGTTTGATCTGTTCACATCGATAAAAACCGGAGcgaagaaacaaaattttttaaaaaattaaaaaaaaaaaaaaaaaaaaaggaaaaaaaaaagaagagagagaccCCGGGAAGGTAAGTATAAAGCCAGATTCCAGCAGGTCACAAGCCGTATTAAAGCTAATCGTGTGGCGGCCCCgggggagcggcgcggggcggcggggaaGGCACGGGCGGCTCAGCAGGCGGGGCGCAGCGGCACCTGGAGCAGGATGACCTGCCGGTTCTCCGAGGGGTGGCACTTGTTGATGTGCCGGGTGAGGCCGGGAGAGCTGTAGAAGGTGGCCGGGCAGTACTTGCAGGGGAAGACCTGGGCGGCGTGCAGAAGGCGCAGGTGCCGCTCCTGGCTGCTCTTGCTGGGGAAGGTCTCCCCGCAGACCGGGCAGAGGCGGCACTCGGCGGCGGGCAGCTCCTCGGCGCTGGGCTCCGGGGCCGGTgcgggagccggggctggggtgggtgccGGTGTGGCGTGCCCCAGCAGGTGCTTGCGCAGGTAGGCTTGCCGGCGGAACCGCTTGGCGCAGCGGGGACACTCGAAGAGCCCCTCCTCGGAGCCCGCCTCCGAGGCTCCGCCGGGGCTCGGTGTGTCCCgctcgctgccgctgccgccgctcgCCTCCTTCGGCGTTTCctccgccggggccggggccggggccgcggccggtGCCCGGCCCGCCTCGGGGCCGCCTTTGGTGGCGGGCGGGCGCGGTTTGTGCCAGCGGCGGTGGGAGGCGAGGTTGGCGGGGCAGGAGAAGACCTTGTCGCACTCGGGGCAGCGGTACTCCACCCGGACGATGCGGGAGCAGCGGTGCTGCGCCAGCGCGAAGGGGTCCCCGTACTCCTCCttgcagagctggcagatgaACTCGCCCAGTGGACGGGCGCAGCCGCCCCGTGCCTTGGCCGGCGCCTCCACCGGGCCCTCCTTGATGCGCAGCCCCAGCACGGGCGAGGTGGTCACTTCGTCCTCGAAGGTCAGCTTGCGGATAGCCTTCGTCTTCTTGCCTGACGGGGCTTTCTGCCGCCCGGGTTCGGACGCGCCCGGCAGGCGCTTGGCGGGGAGCGGGCGGCCCGaggcgggcggcgcggccggggcgggcggcgcagGGGCTCCACCAGGGCCGGGGTGGGCGGCGGGAGGCTCGGCGTGGCCAGCAGCGGCCCAGAGCTTGAGGTCAGCCGGGGCGAAGAGGATCGGGTCCATGGTGCTGGGCACGGCCGGCGTGGGGAAGGACTCGGCCGAAACGGGCGAGCCCAGGCTGAAGCCGCGCTCCAGGTACTTGTCCCTGCTGACGGGCCGCGTGGGGCTGTACAGCGCCTGCACGGCGGCATCGGGCGTCCCGA
The window above is part of the Corvus moneduloides isolate bCorMon1 chromosome 3, bCorMon1.pri, whole genome shotgun sequence genome. Proteins encoded here:
- the INSM1 gene encoding LOW QUALITY PROTEIN: insulinoma-associated protein 1 (The sequence of the model RefSeq protein was modified relative to this genomic sequence to represent the inferred CDS: inserted 1 base in 1 codon), which encodes MAPARLKAAAAAPRAERGASAAXRRRPGAGAKMPRGFLVKRSRRPTPVSYRARCCREAAAGPPLPAGAAPPPACPAAPPPPPRDSPPPVPFGTPDAAVQALYSPTRPVSRDKYLERGFSLGSPVSAESFPTPAVPSTMDPILFAPADLKLWAAAGHAEPPAAHPGPGGAPAPPAPAAPPASGRPLPAKRLPGASEPGRQKAPSGKKTKAIRKLTFEDEVTTSPVLGLRIKEGPVEAPAKARGGCARPLGEFICQLCKEEYGDPFALAQHRCSRIVRVEYRCPECDKVFSCPANLASHRRWHKPRPPATKGGPEAGRAPAAAPAPAPAEETPKEASGGSGSERDTPSPGGASEAGSEEGLFECPRCAKRFRRQAYLRKHLLGHATPAPTPAPAPAPAPEPSAEELPAAECRLCPVCGETFPSKSSQERHLRLLHAAQVFPCKYCPATFYSSPGLTRHINKCHPSENRQVILLQVPLRPAC